From a single Raphanus sativus cultivar WK10039 chromosome 3, ASM80110v3, whole genome shotgun sequence genomic region:
- the LOC108846722 gene encoding cytochrome P450 71A1-like produces the protein MEQIIFNSNPFLLTLFSLLPILFFAIVKNKIKSKKLNLPPSPSKLPLIGNLHQIGNLPHKSLHDLSLKHGPFMFVNLGTTRYLIVSSADALEEITKNHDITISNRPTNTGLNPLMGNGQDLVYHPYGDHWKKLRKISAIHLMSKNVVNRLQTLREEEILSMLETIHLSSLKGEEINMSDMFNTVVSNVIHRSYTGSYKKEEKKGLENATRIFLNWDVKFKKLLGSFCVEDLFPILAWMDRFTGFKTLLKSTYLELDGIMETLINEREKESFVDVLLHQRDNDKLDYDVKAIMQGIFVAAVESVALELEWLLADLIKHPQVMRNAQEEVQHIVGTKSKITNNEIDQMQYLKCVIKETMRLHPAGTVPRETSSKWIKVGGYDIPPKTKLLVNLFAVQRDPKIWENPEDFIPERFLEKNIELMGSKGYAPFGFGRRNCPGMAYGNALLEEILANLLYRYDWKMPDGSKPEELNMEEIVQFVVAKKYPLKLVPVQRFKVKA, from the exons ATGGAGCAAATCATCTTCAACTCAAACCCTTTCCTTTTAACTCTTTTCTCATTACTCCCAATTCTCTTCTTTGCAATTGTCAAAAATAAGATCAAATCAAAAAAGCTAAACCTTCCTCCATCTCCCTCAAAGCTCCCGCTCATTGGAAACCTTCATCAAATAGGTAACCTACCCCACAAGTCACTCCACGACCTCTCACTTAAACATGGACCTTTCATGTTCGTGAACCTTGGAACCACTCGGTACCTCATTGTCTCGTCCGCTGATGCTCTCGAAGAGATCACCAAGAACCACGACATCACCATCTCAAATCGACCTACCAACACTGGCCTTAATCCTCTAATGGGTAATGGTCAAGACTTGGTGTACCATCCTTACGGGGACCACTGGAAGAAACTAAGAAAGATCAGTGCAATTCATCTCATGAGTAAGAACGTGGTGAACCGGTTGCAGACGTTGAGAGAGGAAGAGATCTTGAGTATGTTGGAGACTATTCATCTTTCGAGCCTAAAAGGTGAGGAGATCAATATGTCCGATATGTTCAACACCGTGGTTAGCAATGTGATTCATAGGTCGTACACGGGTAGCTAcaaaaaggaagagaagaaaggGCTCGAGAATGCGACACGGATCTTCTTGAATTGGGATGTCAAGTTCAAGAAGCTCTTGGGATCTTTCTGCGTCGAGGATTTGTTTCCAATCTTAGCGTGGATGGATAGATTCACGGGTTTCAAAACTCTTTTAAAGAGTACTTACTTGGAGTTGGATGGTATTATGGAGactctcatcaatgaaagagagaaggagagCTTCGTGGACGTTCTTCTTCATCAACGAGACAACGACAAGCTTGACTATGACGTCAAAGCAATAATGCAG GGTATATTTGTGGCGGCTGTAGAATCTGTAGCCTTGGAGCTAGAGTGGTTACTGGCCGACCTCATCAAGCATCCCCAAGTTATGAGGAACGCACAAGAAGAGGTACAGCACATAGTTGGGACCAAATCTAAGATAACCAACAATGAAATAGATCAAATGCAATATTTGAAATGTGTAATCAAGGAGACAATGAGGCTGCACCCTGCGGGAACAGTTCCGAGAGAGACATCATCAAAGTGGATCAAAGTTGGCGGCTACGACATCCCTCCAAAGACCAAACTATTGGTGAATCTGTTTGCTGTCCAGCGTGACCCTAAAATTTGGGAAAACCCTGAAGATTTTATCCCTGAGAGATTCCTAGAGAAGAACATTGAACTCATGGGGAGCAAAGGGTATGCACCATTTGGTTTTGGTCGGAGGAACTGTCCTGGTATGGCTTATGGTAACGCGTTGCTCGAGGAGATTCTGGCGAATCTTCTCTACCGATATGACTGGAAGATGCCTGATGGCTCTAAACCTGAAGAGCTTAACATGGAGGAGATTGTCCAATTCGTTGTCGCAAAGAAGTACCCTCTCAAGCTGGTTCCTGTTCAAAGGTTTAAGGTCAAAGCCTAG
- the LOC108846753 gene encoding UDP-glycosyltransferase 76C4-like isoform X1 yields the protein MEKSNGQRVILFPLPLQGCINPMIQLAMILHSRGFSITVIHTRFNAPKPTSHPLFTFLEIPDGLSEAETRTHDVTLLLTRLNRSCESPFRDCLTKMLHSETEEDEKQRISCLIHDAQWIFTQPLAQSFNLPRVVLSTYKVSFFHGHFILPQLRRERLLSLQGSITYSEQDDPVEEFPPLRKKDIPPILDEETELLDSYSDKILETTKTSSGLIFVSSCEELDQDSLRQARQDFKVPIYAIGPSHINFPAMSSSLFTPDETCIQWLDKQEDKSVIYLSFGSLANMSRSELIEIAWGLSNSDQPFLLVVRVGSVKDTEWIETIPEELMEKIKEKGKIVKWAPQQEVLKHRATGGFLTHNGWNSTVESVCEGVPMICLPFVWDQLLNARFVSDVWMVGIHLEGRIERNVIERAVRRLLLEPEGEVIRERMKHLMENVRRSVRQNGSAYRSLEHLVDRISSF from the exons ATGGAGAAGAGTAATGGCCAACGTGTGATTCTGTTTCCACTTCCATTACAAGGCTGCATCAACCCCATGATTCAGCTTGCAATGATCCTCCACTCAAGAGGTTTCTCCATCACTGTGATCCACACGCGCTTCAACGCCCCAAAACCTACAAGCCACCCTCTCTTCACCTTCTTAGAGATCCCAGACGGCTTGTCTGAAGCCGAGACAAGAACTCACGATGTCACACTTCTCCTAACGCGTCTCAACCGAAGCTGTGAGTCTCCGTTTCGTGACTGTTTGACTAAAATGTTGCATTCTGAAACAGAGGAAGATGAGAAACAGAGGATTAGCTGTTTGATCCATGATGCTCAATGGATCTTCACACAACCACTCGCTCAGAGTTTTAATCTGCCGAGAGTGGTCCTCAGCACCTATAAAGTCTCCTTCTTTCATGGCCATTTCATTCTTCCTCAACTACGTCGTGAAAGATTACTTTCCCTACAAG GTTCTATAACATATTCAGAACAAGATGATCCAGTAGAGGAGTTTCCACCTCTTCGAAAGAAAGATATTCCACCGATTCTCGATGAAGAAACGGAGCTCTTGGACTCGTACTCGGACAAGATCTTGGAAACAACAAAGACGTCTTCTGGTCTTATATTCGTGTCATCTTGTGAAGAGTTGGATCAAGACTCACTCAGACAAGCACGTCAAGATTTCAAAGTGCCTATCTATGCGATAGGTCCTTCTCATATCAACTTTCCAGCCATGTCTAGTAGCTTGTTCACACCGGACGAGACCTGCATTCAATGGTTAGACAAACAAGAAGACAAATCAGTAATATACCTGAGTTTTGGCAGCCTAGCAAACATGAGCCGTTCAGAGTTAATTGAGATTGCTTGGGGTCTAAGCAACAGCGACCAACCCTTCTTGCTGGTGGTACGTGTTGGTTCGGTGAAAGACACTGAATGGATAGAGACGATACCTGAAGAACTCATGGAAAAGATTAAGGAGAAAGGGAAGATAGTGAAATGGGCTCCACAACAAGAGGTTCTAAAGCATAGAGCCACTGGTGGATTCTTGACACACAATGGTTGGAACTCTACCGTTGAGAGTGTTTGTGAAGGCGTCCCTATGATTTGTTTGCCTTTTGTGTGGGATCAGTTGCTGAATGCAAGATTCGTTAGTGATGTGTGGATGGTGGGGATTCATCTAGAGGGTCGGATTGAGAGGAATGTGATTGAAAGAGCGGTGAGGAGATTGTTGTTGGAACCTGAAGGAGAAGTCATCCGAGAGAGGATGAAACATCTTATGGAGAATGTAAGAAGATCGGTTAGACAAAACGGTTCGGCTTATCGATCTTTAGAACATTTGGTCGATCGTATATCATCTTTCTAG
- the LOC108846753 gene encoding UDP-glycosyltransferase 76C4-like isoform X2: MEKSNGQRVILFPLPLQGCINPMIQLAMILHSRGFSITVIHTRFNAPKPTSHPLFTFLEIPDGLSEAETRTHDVTLLLTRLNRSCESPFRDCLTKMLHSETEEDEKQRISCLIHDAQWIFTQPLAQSFNLPRVVLSTYKVSFFHGHFILPQLRRERLLSLQDSEQDDPVEEFPPLRKKDIPPILDEETELLDSYSDKILETTKTSSGLIFVSSCEELDQDSLRQARQDFKVPIYAIGPSHINFPAMSSSLFTPDETCIQWLDKQEDKSVIYLSFGSLANMSRSELIEIAWGLSNSDQPFLLVVRVGSVKDTEWIETIPEELMEKIKEKGKIVKWAPQQEVLKHRATGGFLTHNGWNSTVESVCEGVPMICLPFVWDQLLNARFVSDVWMVGIHLEGRIERNVIERAVRRLLLEPEGEVIRERMKHLMENVRRSVRQNGSAYRSLEHLVDRISSF, from the exons ATGGAGAAGAGTAATGGCCAACGTGTGATTCTGTTTCCACTTCCATTACAAGGCTGCATCAACCCCATGATTCAGCTTGCAATGATCCTCCACTCAAGAGGTTTCTCCATCACTGTGATCCACACGCGCTTCAACGCCCCAAAACCTACAAGCCACCCTCTCTTCACCTTCTTAGAGATCCCAGACGGCTTGTCTGAAGCCGAGACAAGAACTCACGATGTCACACTTCTCCTAACGCGTCTCAACCGAAGCTGTGAGTCTCCGTTTCGTGACTGTTTGACTAAAATGTTGCATTCTGAAACAGAGGAAGATGAGAAACAGAGGATTAGCTGTTTGATCCATGATGCTCAATGGATCTTCACACAACCACTCGCTCAGAGTTTTAATCTGCCGAGAGTGGTCCTCAGCACCTATAAAGTCTCCTTCTTTCATGGCCATTTCATTCTTCCTCAACTACGTCGTGAAAGATTACTTTCCCTACAAG ATTCAGAACAAGATGATCCAGTAGAGGAGTTTCCACCTCTTCGAAAGAAAGATATTCCACCGATTCTCGATGAAGAAACGGAGCTCTTGGACTCGTACTCGGACAAGATCTTGGAAACAACAAAGACGTCTTCTGGTCTTATATTCGTGTCATCTTGTGAAGAGTTGGATCAAGACTCACTCAGACAAGCACGTCAAGATTTCAAAGTGCCTATCTATGCGATAGGTCCTTCTCATATCAACTTTCCAGCCATGTCTAGTAGCTTGTTCACACCGGACGAGACCTGCATTCAATGGTTAGACAAACAAGAAGACAAATCAGTAATATACCTGAGTTTTGGCAGCCTAGCAAACATGAGCCGTTCAGAGTTAATTGAGATTGCTTGGGGTCTAAGCAACAGCGACCAACCCTTCTTGCTGGTGGTACGTGTTGGTTCGGTGAAAGACACTGAATGGATAGAGACGATACCTGAAGAACTCATGGAAAAGATTAAGGAGAAAGGGAAGATAGTGAAATGGGCTCCACAACAAGAGGTTCTAAAGCATAGAGCCACTGGTGGATTCTTGACACACAATGGTTGGAACTCTACCGTTGAGAGTGTTTGTGAAGGCGTCCCTATGATTTGTTTGCCTTTTGTGTGGGATCAGTTGCTGAATGCAAGATTCGTTAGTGATGTGTGGATGGTGGGGATTCATCTAGAGGGTCGGATTGAGAGGAATGTGATTGAAAGAGCGGTGAGGAGATTGTTGTTGGAACCTGAAGGAGAAGTCATCCGAGAGAGGATGAAACATCTTATGGAGAATGTAAGAAGATCGGTTAGACAAAACGGTTCGGCTTATCGATCTTTAGAACATTTGGTCGATCGTATATCATCTTTCTAG
- the LOC108844621 gene encoding 26S proteasome non-ATPase regulatory subunit 7 homolog A — translation MDVIKTQQISARTIEKVVVHPLVLLSIVDHYNRVAKDSRKRVVGVLLGSSSRGVVDVTNSYAVPFEEDDKDPSIWFLDHNYHESMFHMFKRINAKEHVVGWYSTGPKLRENDLDVQALFNGYVPNPVLVIIDVQPKELGIPTKAYYAVEEVKENATQKSQKVFVHVSTEIAAHEVEEIGVEHLLRDVKDTTISTLATEVTAKLTALKGLDARLREIRSYLDLVIEGKLPLNHEILYHLQDVFNLLPNLNVNELVKAFSVKTNDMMLVIYLSSLIRSVIALHNLINNKLLNKEHEKAEDSKPVAIPATSS, via the exons ATGGATGTGATAAAGACGCAGCAGATATCAGCGAGGACGATCGAGAAAGTGGTCGTTCACCCACTCGTCTTGCTCAGTATCGTCGACCATTACAACCGCGTCGCTAAGGACTCGCGCAAGCGCGTCGTCGGTGTTCTTCTCGGGAGCAGCTCCCGTGGTGTCGTCGACGTCACCAACAGCTACGCAG tgCCTTTTGAGGAGGATGACAAGGACCCAAGTATATGGTTTCTTGATCACAACTACCATGAGTCCATGTTCCACATGTTCAAGAGAATTAATG CCAAGGAGCATGTTGTTGGTTGGTACAGCACAGGCCCTAAGCTTCGAGAGAATGATTTGGATGTTCAGGCGCTGTTCAATGG CTATGTTCCAAATCCGGTGTTGGTCATTATAGATGTCCAGCCTAAGGAACTTGGAATTCCCACTAAAGCTTACTATGCTGTGGAGGAGGTTAAGGAG AACGCTACTCAGAAAAGCCAGAAAGTCTTCGTCCACGTGTCTACAGAAATTGCTGCTCATGAAGTCGAAGAGATTG GTGTGGAACATTTGCTAAGGGATGTAAAAGACACAACTATCAGTACCCTGGCGACTGAG GTCACTGCCAAACTTACTGCTTTGAAGGGGCTGGATGCACGTCTTCGGGAGATCAGGAGTTACCTTGACCTTGTGATTGAAGGAAAGCTCCCTCTAAATCATGAGATCTTATACCATCTGCAG GACGTTTTCAACTTGCTTCCAAACCTGAATGTGAACGAGTTGGTCAAGGCCTTCTCAG TGAAAACAAATGACATGATGCTCGTTATCTACCTATCGTCCCTCATCCGAAGTGTAATTGCGCTCCACAACTTGATCAACAACAAG TTGCTGAACAAGGAACATGAAAAAGCAGAGGACTCAAAGCCCGTGGCCATACCCGCCACCAGCAGCTAA
- the LOC108847580 gene encoding syntaxin-31 — protein MGSTTFRDRTAEFRSLSQTLKKIGAIPYSVHQAESDPTTSSTKRSPPGGSSRSEFNKKASQIGLRIHETSQKTARLAKLGKESSIFNDRTLEIQELTVLIRNDITGLNMALSDLQTLQNMEIADGSSYSHDKVGHYTAVCDDLKTRLMGATKQFQDVLTARSENMKAHENRKQLFSAKNAAVDNNQNNAKAVPEPPPWSSSSVPSGNLQQQPLLPQVNTGAPSGSQLRRRSAIENPPSQQMEMSMLQQTVPRQENYSQNRAVALHSVESTITELSGIFTHLATMVTQQGELAIRIDDNMDESLVNVEGARSALLQHLTRISSNRWLMIKIFVVIILFLIVFLFFVA, from the exons ATGGGATCAACAACGTTCCGTGATCGCACGGCGGAGTTTCGTTCGCTCTCCCAGACGTTGAAGAAGATCGGAGCGATCCCGTATTCCGTCCATCAAGCCGAAAGCGATCCAACAACATCCTCCACCAAACGGTCGCCGCCGGGGGGATCTTCGAGATCCGAGTTCAACAAGAAGGCTTCCCAGATCGGTCTGCGTATCCACGAGACGTCTCAGAAGACCGCTAGGCTCGCTAAAT TGGGGAAAGAATCGTCGATTTTCAATGACAGGACTCTGGAGATACAGGAGCTAACCGTGTTGATCAGGAACGACATCACGGGGCTGAACATGGCTCTCTCTGATCTGCAGACACTTCAGAACATGGAGATCGCTGACGGGAGCAGCTATTCGCACGACAAAGTCGGTCACTACACAGCTGTTTGCGATGACTTGAAAACCAGGCTCATGGGAGCTACAAAGCAATTTCAGGACGTTCTAACCGCGAGATCAGAG AACATGAAGGCTCATGAAAACAGGAAACAGCTCTTCTCCGCGAAAAACGCAGCGGTGGATAATAATCAGAATAATGCAAAAGCTGTACCTGAGCCTCCTCCTTGGTCAAGCTCATCAGTTCCTTCCGGGAATTTGCAACAACAGCCACT ATTGCCGCAAGTAAATACTGGAGCTCCTTCTGGTAGCCAGCTTAG ACGCAGATCTGCTATCGAGAATCCACCATCGCAGCAAATGGAGATGTCTATGTTACAGCAGACAGTCCCGAGGCAGGAGAACTATAGCCAAAACAGAGCTGTTGCGCTTCACAGCGTGGAATCAACGATAACAGAGCTAAGTGGGATATTCACACATCTAGCTACCATGGTCACTCAACAGGGAGAGCTAGCTATCAG AATCGATGACAATATGGATGAATCGTTAGTTAACGTAGAGGGAGCACGAAGCGCTCTTCTGCAGCATCTCACTCGAATTTCATCGAATAGATGGCTCATGATCAAGATTTTCGTTGTTATCATATTGTTCCTCATTGTTTTCCTATTCTTCGTGGCTTGA